The following coding sequences lie in one Leptospira inadai serovar Lyme str. 10 genomic window:
- a CDS encoding M20 metallopeptidase family protein, which translates to MKSVSSLRTEELVTYRRFLHKHPELKYDEKGTSAYVAKHLTSLGYSFQDGIATTGIACLIDSGKPGKTLIVRADMDALPIFEENKVDYASVHKGVMHACGHDAHTSVLMGLASDLKEDLAAIVPKGRVLLVFQPAEEGGQGADRMIEEGILEKYDVSAAIALHVWNHIPVGKIGVVDGPMMAAVDEFTVTITGISGHGAMPQHTVDPILVGSHIVTALQSIVSRNTDPLDSCVVTVGAFHSGNAFNVIPETAELKGTVRTFTKEMFDKAPDLFRRIVENIVGSFGATVAIRYDRTNAPTINHPYVTSIVRRAADTVVGQGNITEEGAKTMGGEDFSAFLMRVPGCYFFVGSMNPSKGFIHPHHSSKFDFDESALPIGLSVLKEAVRLYLEEN; encoded by the coding sequence ATGAAATCCGTATCCTCTTTACGAACCGAAGAACTCGTAACTTATCGCCGTTTCCTCCATAAACATCCCGAACTGAAATACGACGAAAAAGGTACGTCTGCGTACGTAGCTAAGCATCTTACTTCTCTCGGGTATTCCTTCCAAGATGGAATTGCAACCACCGGAATTGCCTGCTTAATAGATTCGGGCAAACCCGGCAAAACCCTCATCGTCCGAGCCGATATGGATGCTCTACCGATTTTTGAGGAAAATAAGGTCGATTACGCATCCGTCCACAAAGGGGTAATGCACGCTTGCGGTCACGATGCCCATACTTCCGTATTGATGGGACTCGCTTCCGATCTGAAAGAGGATTTGGCCGCTATCGTGCCGAAAGGTAGGGTTTTACTGGTATTCCAACCTGCCGAAGAAGGCGGGCAAGGCGCTGATCGAATGATCGAAGAAGGAATCCTTGAAAAATACGATGTTTCCGCGGCTATCGCTCTACACGTTTGGAATCATATTCCTGTAGGCAAGATTGGAGTGGTCGACGGTCCGATGATGGCCGCCGTAGACGAATTCACCGTGACCATTACCGGAATCAGCGGCCACGGAGCAATGCCCCAGCATACGGTTGACCCGATTCTTGTCGGATCGCATATCGTGACCGCCCTACAAAGTATCGTATCTAGAAATACGGATCCTCTCGATTCCTGCGTCGTAACCGTAGGCGCTTTTCACTCCGGCAATGCATTCAACGTAATCCCGGAAACGGCGGAGCTAAAAGGAACGGTCCGCACTTTCACGAAAGAAATGTTCGATAAAGCGCCCGATTTGTTCCGACGAATCGTGGAAAATATCGTCGGCTCTTTCGGCGCGACAGTCGCCATACGATACGATCGAACGAACGCCCCCACAATCAATCACCCGTACGTTACGTCTATCGTAAGACGGGCGGCCGATACCGTCGTAGGTCAGGGTAATATAACCGAAGAGGGCGCCAAAACCATGGGAGGGGAAGATTTCTCCGCATTTTTAATGCGAGTGCCTGGTTGCTATTTCTTCGTCGGCTCCATGAACCCAAGCAAAGGATTCATCCATCCCCATCATAGTTCCAAATTCGATTTCGATGAATCCGCTCTACCGATCGGACTCTCCGTCTTGAAGGAAGCCGTTCGCCTTTATCTAGAGGAAAACTAG